TTGTGACTGGCCTTGACTGGTCGTGACCATCTATGACTGGCCATGGCTGGCTTtgaccagcttttttttttttttgttttttgagacagagtttcactatgtcgcccttggtagagtgccatggtgtcatagctcacaataacttcaaactcttgggcttaagcgattctctttcctcagcctcccaagtagctggcactacaggtgcccaatgtccagctattttttggttgcagttgtcgttgttgtttagcaggcccgggctaggctCAAACCATGaacctcagtgtacgtggccggtgccctactcactgagctatgggcactaagccttTGACCAGCTTTGACTGGCCAAAACTGGCTTTGACCAGTCTTTATCAGTCTGGATTGCCCTGGACAGGCCATAACTGGCTTTTACTGGCCAAGATTGGCTTTGGTTGATGTGACTGGCTATGACTAGTTATGACCAGTGCTGTCCAGCAAAGACTGGCTTTGATTGGTCTTGACTGGGTGTGACCAGCTGTGACTGGTCTTGACTAGCTGTGGCTGACTGTGACCAACTAAAATTGGCTTTGATTGGTCTTTATTGATGGTATCTGGCCATGAGCCTGCTGCCTCCTGTCCAACTATGCATCTAAGACTCAGGGGCTATATGCATTGGGAGGTATGGAAAATGGCCAAAGCCCACTTGGAATTGGGCCAGGAGAGAGTTTTTCTGGAAAAGCTCACCGGCCAGCTTCTGGCAGGTATCCTAAAGGTTTTGTCCCACGCCATGTCTCTTCTTGTTTCATCAGTCATGTCATTAATATATTTGAATCATGTTTTCTCTGATTGTGCTTGATTCTGTTTCTGTTTGCAGATTGgccttattttttcttccaactgTTTGACATTTTTCAGGTAACAAGGAATATGGTATCTACAGCCTTGCTTAGAAACCTTGGAAGAAGGAGAGCTCTTCTTTATCCACAGTCCATATAGCAATAGCAGAGATAAACTGACTCCTTCTGCTAGGGTCACACAACCATCCCCATATCCAGCGGGCATGTCCTACAGCTTTGTGCAAATTAAAGACAACATATTTGTGGGGAGGACAGTAGAGCATGATGGgcagacaaaataaataagagaaagtcCACTACAAGTTATAAAGCCCTACTTCCTTTATCACCTTGGAGACTGCTTTGAAATGGGAGGCGAATCACCCATCTGTAACTGCAGGTCCTTTTTAGTCTCCTGGAGATAGAGTTCATCAGGGGTGCTTTTGGCTAGTCTGCTGTGACAATTTTTTCCCAAGACAAGGTCAATCAAGTACCTGGTTTGTATATATATTCACTACTGTTTTCCTAGGACTTAGCACAATGTCTAGTGCATAGTAGGcactaaaaaatatttgttgagttaaGGATTTGCAAACAGCTGACTTGAGGAATCTTGGCAATAATTGAGCATATTCTCAATGCCAGGTACTCTGTCATAAACTGAGGATATAaagattgaaaaaacaaaaacaaaatctgctTTCTGCCCTTAAAGTGCTCACAGTTCATCAGAGGAGGTGGTTACTTATACAAGTCATTGGTATACAATTATACATGTAATAAATGAAGCTTGAACAAAGTGCCATAAAAATGGCCacatgaggctcagcgcctgtggctcaagcggctaaggtgtcagccacatacacctgagccggtggcttcgaatacagcccaggcccgccaaacaacaatgacgactacaaccaaaaaatggctgggcattgtggtgggcgcctgtagtcccagctacttgggaggtggagacagaagacttgcttgagcccaggagttggaggttgctgtgagctgggatgcccggcactctacccagggtgacagcttgagactctgtctcaaaaaaaaaaaatggccagatgaTCTCTAAGAAGAACATGGAATAAATTCTAAGGAGTTAAAATGTTTTTAGgcttttcataatatttatcCAATATTTAAAGTTAGATACATACAAGAGAAAAGCTCAAAACAGGAATTACCAACTCAGATGTGGACAGGTGAAGCTACTCTTTGTCATCTTTTATTCTATACTATACCCAATACACAAAAGGATCATGAGAGAAGCTGGATGTaatggctcatgcttgtgatcccagcaacttgagaggctgaagtggaaggattgcttgaggccaggaatcgaaaccaaaataaataaataaatgaaagaaagaaaaaaacccctgAAAGATCTGCGAGATTTTAAGTATGCTTTTTCATTAAAAGGGGAGAGGGTGTAAAaataaactgaggcaagaagagagGTTATTTAAATGATTATTAAATTTCCTACAAAAACCTAGCCtttctttttacaaataaaagacAGTTGCATAATTATCGTGTATGGTAACTCAAATGTACAGAGTTTTCAAGATATAGAAGCTGGCTGTATTTCAAGCTATCAATGCCTTCTTTTCTGATAAGATTATTTAGCCTATACATAATCTGTCTCTCTTTCCGGTTTTGTAAACTAATACTAGTCATTCATTATTCTTGAAACATATAGCAACTGAGACAATAAAAACCaggcagtgagagagagagagagtgtgtgtgttgaGTATGTGGTTTTTCTTTCAAAGGACATAAAGACTTGAAGACATACCAAATTACTAATAGGAATAATTCAGTCTATAGAGAACTAATTGTCTTGGGAGAGATAtagtttatattctttctttttttttgagacaagtctcactatgttgccctcagtagagtgctgtggcatcacagctcacagcaacctcaaactcttgggcttaagtcttgcctcagcctcccaagtagctgagaccacaggtgctgagccaagatatagtttatattctttaaaaaaaaatttttttttttttttttttagagacagagtctcattttgtcacccttggtagagtgctgtgatgtcacaggtcacagcaacctccagctcttgggcttaggtgattctcttgcctcagcctccccccaagtagctgggactacaggtgcctgccacaatgcccggctatttttttttttttctgttgttgcagtttggccagggccaggtctgaacccaccacccttggtacatggggccggtgccctattcagtgagccacaggtgccacttttaaaaaaatttgttttggggcggcgcctgtggctcaaggagtagggcgccagtcccatatgccggaggtcgcgggttcaaacccagcctcggccaaaaaccacacacaaaaaaaaaatttgttttgagacagtctcactctgtcaccctgagcacAGTGCTGAGgcctcatacctcacagcaacctcaaactcttgggctcaagtgatcctcttgcctcagcctcccaagtagttgagacgacaggtgcccacaaggcccagctactttttctactttttttttttttggagacagagtctaactatgttgccctcagtagagtgccatggcatcacagctcacagcaacctcaaactcttcggtttgggcgattttcttgcctcagcctaccaagtagctgcaactacaggtgccaagccaagatatagtttatatatatttttttttaataatttatttatttatttattttttttttttgtagagacagagtctcactttatggccctcggtagagtgccgtggcctcacacagctcacagcaacctccaactcctgggattaagcgattctcctgcctcagcctcccgagtagctgggactacaggtgcccgccacaacgcccagctattttttggttgcagtttggccggggctgggtttgaacccgccaccctcggtatatggggccggcgccttaccgactgagccacaggcgccgcccatagtttatatttttttaaaaaaaattttttttgagaccttctcactgtcaccctgagcagagtgcggtggcatcacagctcacagcaaccttaaattcttgggcttaagcgattctcctgcctcagcctcccaagtagctgggactacaggagccagccacaatgaccagctatttttttgttgcagttgtcattgttgttcggcaggcccaggccaagtttgaacctgccagccctagtgtatgtggctggcgccctagccgctacAGGAGCCGcctgtagtatttttatttttagtagagacatagtctccttcttgctgaggctggtctccaagtcctgagctcaagtgatcaacctgcctcagtctcccaaggtgctaggattataggtgtgagccaccacgccctgctaaaattattattatttatcttttttattgttaaatcatagctgtgtacattagtgcaatcgcctgtacccattctaagatgcaccatagatgtggccccacccattaccctccctccaccaaaacctcccccctcccttccccttccttggccctttccccatagtcttgtgctatagttgggttatagtcttcatgtgaaagctataatttagcttcatagtagggctgagtacattggatactttttcttccattcctgagatactttgctaagaagaatatgttccagctccatccatgtaaacatgaaagaggtaaagtctccatctttctttaaggctgcatagtattccatagtatacatgtaccacaatttgctagtccatttgtgggtcgatgggcacttgagcttcttccatgatttcgcaattatgaattgggctgcaataaacattctggtacagatgtctttgttatattgtgacttttggtcttctgggtataaacctagtaaaggaattacaggatcaaatggcaggtctatttttaggtctctaagtgttctccaaacatccttccagaaggaatgtattagtgggcattcccaccagcagtaaaattattattatttttgagacacagtcttgctttgccccctaggctagagtgcagttgcattatagttcactgcaacctcaaactcctaggctccaggaCTACGGGCaagtgccaccatgcttggctaattttttctttttcttttttgtagagataatgtcttactcttgctgaggctggcctcaaactcctgacctcagggatcctcccgcctggcagtcccagagtggtaagattaaaggcatgagccactgagcgtGGCTTTTTATTACTATCTAAAAAAACaaggagctaaaaaaaaaaaataaataaaaaacaaaacaaacaaaaaaaacaaggagCTGAGTGTAGCTCATTCTGTAATCCCCACGAGTAGAAGGAGGCTaaggggggaggattgcttgaagccaagagttcatgGCTGCAGTGAGCAGCATAGCACTCCAGTCTGGAGGACAAGGagagtcatttaaaaatttacataatggggcagcacctgtggcctagtgggtagggtgccagccccatatacccagggtgataggtttgaacccagccctggccagctaaaacagcagtgataactgcaacaacaagaaaaaatagctgggcattgtggctgaggactgtactcccagctactcaggagggtgaggcaagataatcacctaagcccaagtgtttgcggttgctgtgagctgtgacaccagggcactgtaccacgagtgacaaagtgagactgtctaaaaagaaaaaaaattaacataatgaaCTGAATACGTAATTTATATAAAGGTGcaaattttattacttttcaagacgatcatttaaaaattatatttgaagtCCAGAAGGGTTGGCTCAACCTGTAAttctagcgctttgggaggcataggtaagtggattgcctgagctccagagtGGGAGACCAgacttagcaagagtgagactcaggcttggcacctgtggctcaaacataCTGGCGCCACATACTGGTGCCAGCCACAcccaccagagctggtgggttcgaatccagcccaggcctggcaaacaacaatgacaactgcaatcaaaaaatagctgggtgttgcggcaggcgcctgtggtcccagctgcttgggaggctgaggcaagagaatcgctgaagcccaggtgttgtgagctgtggtgccatagcactttacccagggtgacagcttgaaaaaaaaaaaagagtgagacttagtctcttctaaaaatggaaaaactggtgTTTTTTCTCTGTTCACTTCTCCTTTCACACAAATAGCCCTGGACACCCATATTACCAAACTTGTCTCAACTGCCACAAGGATCATCACCAAATTCTGCTTGAAGGACTGAAAAAGGGCAAGAATATCCCAGAATGGGCATGAGTAGCTTGAAACTGATGAAGTATGTCCTGTTTTTCTTCAACTTGCTCTTTTGGTTCTGTGGCTGCTGCATTTTGGGCTTTGGGATCTACTTCCTCCTGGTCCACAATTTTGGAGTGCTCTTCCATAACTTACCCTCCCTCACTCTCAGCAATGTGTTCGTCATCGTGGGCTCCATTATCATGGTGGTTGCCTTCCTGGGCTGCATGGGCTCTATCAAGGAAAACAAGTGTCTGCTTATGTCGTTCTTCATCTTGCTGCTGATTATCCTTCTTGCTGAGGTGACCTTGGCCATCCTGCTCTTTGTGTATGAACAGAAGCTGAATAAGTACGTGGCTGAGGACCTGACAAAGAGCATTCACGGTTACTACTCACACAACAGCACCAACGTGATGTGGAACTCCGTCCAGTCATTTCTACAGTGTTGTGGCATAAATGGCACGAGTGATTGGTCCAGAGGCCCACCACCATCTTGTCCCCGAGATCCAGAAGTGACGGGTTGCTATAAAAAAGCAAGACTGTGGTTTCATTCCAATTTCCTGTATATTGGAATCATCACCATCTGTGTTTGTGTGATCCAGGTATTGGGGATGTCCTTTGCACTGACCCTGAACTGCCAGATTGATAAAACCAGCCAGGTCTTAGGGCTGCGACCTGAAACTGCTCTGTGCTGGAGAGACTTGTTTCATCTCTGGAAATCCAAAGCCATTTATAGCATGAAGTCCTAAAGGATTGCCTGCTGGATTGGCATCTTTGTCTCCTCCCATCTCTTCCCTGTGTAGTTCCCTGTCTTATAAAACCAGAGAAGAAAGTGTTGACCAGGTATTTTCCATCTCAGTCAGCAAGACAACCTTCTACCCACTATAGCAGCAGCCATGTCTCCTAAGGTGGTGAAACTAACACCTGTGTGGTTTTTGGATATAAGCAGCCAAGAGAATATGTAACACTAAGAGCTCAAGATCAAAGGTTGGGGTCCAAgatattaatttttccattttcctattgTCACATTAGTCTTCAGATTCCAAATCATGCCCAGTCTGTTCTCCAAAGTCAAGGAAGAGACAAGCTGAAGTGAGTCCTGGATCTAGATTCACTGGATTGTTGTCACAACCCTGTTTCTTTTTGGCTAGAGGCCATGGCTATAGGCATGACAGAGTACATTTTCTTCCAAGAGCCAGGTTTCATGTCACTTTCCTAAACGGCTAAATGTCTTATtggtttattttatatctttctgaAAAAACTATCCAGTAATTCATATCCTGACTTCAACCAGTGTCTTAGCTAATAATCCCATTCAAAGGACTTTTAGTGTTATGTCTCTCTCGGATAAGGTTTTGTTAATGTACAATTTTAACTCTTCATTAAATAAAGTAGCTtataatctcaaaaaaaataaataaaaataaaaaataaaaatggaaaaactacctGGGGATTGAGAcgctgtttccccgaaaataagacatcctccgaaaataagacctatttacaggaaagataagacgtcccctgaaaataagacctagcacatctttgggagcacgccttaaaataagacactgtcttattttcggggaaacagggtactagggaggctgaggcaaaagcccagccttgagcccaagagtttgaggttgctgtgagccttgatgctatggcattctactcaaGGCATCagacagagactgtctcaaaaaaaaaaagaaaaaatatatatgaatttttaaaaattaaatgaagaagcCAGGTTCAGGGGCCtgggcctctagtcccagctgctggacggctaagggaagaggatagcctgagcacaggagtttctCAGGCCTCAAGCCTGTGgacagccactgcactccagcctgggcaacattatgaaactcagtttctaaAACAACGTAACAGTAGTAAATGAAAAAATGGTCAGCCTCTCAGTCCTTTCAGCCCCAGACCAAGTTTCCCTTTCACTCTGTCCCTATCTCCGTCTTCTGGGAACCTACTGCCCTACGCGAGAGTTTCTGTACGGAATCAGTCTTCTGCTGCACTGCCTTTGCCCCACGTCTTACTGTACCCCTGAGCATTCTGATTGGCTGTAGCTCTCCCATGTGCTCTGACGGACTGCTCTGATTGGGGGAGGGCAGGCCGCGAGCGCAAGGATACCCTTTTCCTGGGCTATGGCGGTGGCGAGCGGTGACTTCGTGATTGTTGTGTGGTGCCTTGAGGTGGAAGCTGTGTGAAGCGCGTGGCCTCGTCCCAGGACTTAGTCTTGGGACGTTATGGCCAGCGTCCACGAGAGCCTCTACTTCAATCCCATGATGACCAATGGGGTGGTGCACGCCAACGTGTTCGGCATCAAGGATTGGGTGACGCCGTATAAGATCGCAGTGCTGGTGCTGCTGAACGAGATGGGCCGTACGGGCGAGGGTGCGGTCAGCCTCCTGGAGCGGCGGAAACTCAACCAGTTGCTCCTGCCGCTGCTGCAGGTGAGAGGCGCCAGTTGACTCTCGCTCATTCAGCAAACTTTTACTGGGCGCCTGCTCTGTGCCTGACTTGGCTCAGGGCCTGGGGGAATGGAGGTCCTCAAATACTCTCCCTGCCCTAGAGGAAAGcgaaaaaataaagatagctaATACCGCCAGCTAACATTTATTAGGCGTTTATGGTAGGCCAGGcgctttaccttttttttttgcatgtataCGTCTGGCTACAGTATTTATTAGCTTAGTGACTGGCAGCCAGTAGTTATATTATCAAATCCTCCGTCTTCGGTAAAAGGCGCCACATAAAGTCTTGAGTATGGGACACTCAAGAGTTGAATCATACAGATTCCTCACCCTAGAGGACCATAATAAATggtaaaaatgacataaaattaacAAGGAGCATTGATTGAATACTTAATGTTAGTTAAGCACttctcatgttttatttttcagacttaGGTAGTAGCTCCACTTTACTAGCTGCTGTTCAGGCAAGTTTCTTAATCTGTTTGGGTCTCAGCATTCTttatgtaaaatgggaacaataatagGAGCTATGTTCttagcacatagtaaatgctcaatgtcaatttatttgttttttttttgagacagagtttcactttgtcgccttcggtagtgtgccatggcgtcacagctcacagcaaactcaaactcttgggggctcaagcgattcttttgcctcagcctcccagtagctgggactacaggcggccaccacaatccccagctatttttttgtttttagcaggccctggctggattcgaacccaccagcccaagagaatgtggctggcaccttaaccactgagttacTGGCGCCCCAatgttaaattaatttaataCTTTGATTTTAATGCATTCCTTTAGGGCAGGACCTTCCCCTGTCAATcatagtttttccatttatttgtgattATGTGATTGATTTCTCTGTCCCCATCTAAAGTCTTACCTCCATGAGATCAGTACTTTGTCCTGTTTTTGTTCACCCTTGTGTCCCCAAGGGTAATACAGTGTATTATCCCCATCAGGCTAGTACAGTGCCTGATGAAATGTGATGTGCCTTTCTAGAGGTGTAGGAGTGTGCTCATGTAAATGaggaggatttcttttctttctttttttgagacagagtctcactgtgacacccttggtagagtgctgttatgtcacagctcacagcaacctccaactcttgtgctcaagcaagtctcttgcctcagcctccctggtagctgatgactacaggcgctcgccacaatgcccactgttttgttgttgcagttgtcattgttgtttagcaagcccgggctgagtttgaacctgccagcctcagtgtatgtggctgacgctttAACTGGTGTGCTACGAGCGCCAAGCCAAATGAGGAGGATTTCTTAGAGAAAGTGATGTGTTAAGCTGGGGCTTGAAGGATGAGGGATGAGCAGTTGTCTGTTGAAGAATAGTTGTGGTAGAAATAGAGAGCTGGGTTCCTGGGCTCCCAGATTAAATGATTTTAAGAGGTAAACCTAATAAAATTAGCACCTAGAGTTGCATTTCTGCCCCTCAGTATAGTTCACAAAGGATGAAAAAAACATTCTTGTTAATGTCCAGATCCAA
The sequence above is a segment of the Nycticebus coucang isolate mNycCou1 chromosome 4, mNycCou1.pri, whole genome shotgun sequence genome. Coding sequences within it:
- the LOC128584388 gene encoding leukocyte surface antigen CD53-like; amino-acid sequence: MGMSSLKLMKYVLFFFNLLFWFCGCCILGFGIYFLLVHNFGVLFHNLPSLTLSNVFVIVGSIIMVVAFLGCMGSIKENKCLLMSFFILLLIILLAEVTLAILLFVYEQKLNKYVAEDLTKSIHGYYSHNSTNVMWNSVQSFLQCCGINGTSDWSRGPPPSCPRDPEVTGCYKKARLWFHSNFLYIGIITICVCVIQVLGMSFALTLNCQIDKTSQVLGLRPETALCWRDLFHLWKSKAIYSMKS